A part of Biomphalaria glabrata chromosome 3, xgBioGlab47.1, whole genome shotgun sequence genomic DNA contains:
- the LOC106063724 gene encoding uncharacterized protein LOC106063724 isoform X5, protein MSRSKYTMLGNIASDLDSLLSDLCITNKEPRSKENPSNSGTLHSADTLGKDSFFSSAGNTSKRQGDAVSTNHSLSDNEQGDSVSVDSGHEGRCRAGPSPLVFDPHHFGVQPSHHLVRADESQGMDDFRPISTLERVIKTNSIWLLSSLSRAGAVHLLKDRDTGNFIVRKSSQSNNSLALSVQCRHAAQSTVDHYLIESINTGFRLHGSLHSFHSIPALIAYYIENIDEIPYHLSLPKAILLARSTRELASLDMLGQDFWVSPLSRKSPSPEPLAGILHKSSSEPINIQRPFRPSTPVSGKILPNTLPSKSSTDFSQFMNSQVEMERYFERQGFDSPDGPPVSHSTPTPSRHADRSVQVNSSSPQMDKSSVPGVKKGIKDSFQSDLSGTSTSFCAHDSHASSSECHVIGSDKCTSVSSQSFPINQPQPLPPRGTDIYQSQPKNIPFIQQTSCSDASLKSPSSERINDGNWTTHSTAELKTNLYSMTNLNIPENSYFKSNLSDKLSDYEDIWRSSCSEADRQSKIHDPRTALEVKLNNNGGNFVKKKVLRKTIKDSPPLSLKIQASRDAVTGGSTGLSALDQARQIARSDSEEEIRPPLKMDNKSSSAMASVNSLLRAEQNHSVEHYTKQLPSVHYNQITSPNKIIQENNGKKPSLLPLGHLSRLKSSSESSLATASSPLYAEPVDAVKLRDKNGKAINIQVRRLSAPLSVNQLKDKQTKASHKVSKHPQLDTILSPDAQDCVTLSQNKFSFDTSVIQSQVPPVITTRLSRSNSMRTPHEMSQLQRKLSWKDRLNRLKLGTKVLTHNLTPPSAISIRQKNLMDSNQIDVEYSHDLPSSGTVTRKFPTDHLQIQRASGFSESSTVQDLITCVHPELTVCPIARPNKGLERRDTAPPSEYDNLQAYRASTHSSQGTVYSPPWESGTANKLIRDPPVVPPVMPPAMDFKERIQRWQQANSSYEDNTQIFNFSSTYQQSHQEQRQVVHHQHSCQEQVTVIQRQQSHQEQVRILHQQHSYQEQVKAQHRQLEVKVDCQTDGRKDLMNSSQRLQDRGQTQHNIHQELKSQECLGSPQLSNITVQSTDQTFTSANLADISSSTHTSPHVLSSHCPDVVNCHSSPIVLSHSTNTEDEDVLFGGEMMYASEDLKQSLRPVLSPQSSMSQSSCKSPGTIIKEYIFKLSNDHRTIFGSTIENFIQCTLESLETNPQYVMRNVRQFMTGIKNYLVKHGEGELEDLIERERNKLSPTEILNIDAIIEQALHVCVLKPLKFHIYRLFVDKYNNNGALEQLSRNIKYARTKSAQDIGVKPSLKLPDLNDMEVIKKYLDLMQKSYSPLQKLQNLLKATSRIYQCVQGRHHQIPSRGPSSLGADDFLPMLIYVIVHCGLVSAEIEADFMWGLLQPSLLTGEGGYYLTTLSSAVLILKNFQETHQLAPAQMEGNLPTISDMQGFLKIAIPDELLGSITWKTLPVRPNMNSKDVCAMVAHKFKVTNPQDYGLYLLCDGQESHLADTDCPQLIKGDYQASGKTCHFAFKRNDANIAWPRQLNYTPSKQPG, encoded by the exons ATGCTGGGCAATATAGCCAGTGACCTTGACTCCCTTCTCTCTGACCTTTGCATTACCAACAAGGAACCAAGATCGAAAGAGAATCCCAGCAATTCAGGAACATTACACTCTGCAGACACATTGGGGAAAGATTCCTTTTTCTCATCTGCTGGGAACACCAGTAAAAGGCAAGGAGATGCAGT CAGTACCAACCACAGCTTGAGTGACAATGAGCAGGGAGACTCAGTTTCTGTGGACAGTGGCCATGAGGGCAGGTGCAGGGCAGGGCCTTCACCTTTGGTGTTTGACCCCCATCACTTTGGTGTCCAG CCTTCTCATCACTTAGTGAGAGCTGATGAGTCACAGGGTATGGATGACTTTCGACCCATCAGCACTCTAGAAAGAGTTATCAAGACCAACTCTATATGGCTGTTGTCTTCCCTGAGTAGAGCTGGTGCTGTGCATCTCTTAAAAGACAGAGACACTGGA AATTTTATAGTTCGTAAATCGAGTCAGTCCAACAACTCTCTAGCATTGAGTGTCCAGTGTCGACATGCTGCCCAGTCCACAGTAGATCACTATCTCATAGAAAGTATAAACACTGGATTTAGGCTTCACGGCTCACTGCATTCCTTCCATTCAATTCCAGCCTTGATAGCTTATTATATAGAGAACAT agatGAAATCCCTTATCATCTTAGTTTACCAAAAGCTATCCTGCTTGCCAGGTCGACAAGGGAGTTGGCTTCTTTAGACATGCTAGGTCAAG ATTTTTGGGTTTCACCTCTGTCACGAAAATCTCCATCACCTGAGCCATTGGCTGGCATTCTTCATAAATCATCAAGTGAGCCTATCAATATACAGAGGCCATTCAGGCCTTCCACTCCTGTGAGTGGGAAAATTCTCCCAAATACTTTGCCATCTAAGTCATCCACTGATTTCAGTCAATTTATGAACAGTCAGGTAGAAATGGAGCGCTACTTTGAGAGGCAGGGCTTTGACAGTCCAGATGGCCCACCAGTGAGCCATTCAACACCAACACCATCAAGGCATGCTGACAGAAGTGTACAAGTCAACTCTAGTAGCCCTCAGATGGACAAATCTTCTGTCCCTGGGGTTAAAAAAGGCATAAAGGATTCTTTTCAGTCTGATTTGTCTGGTACCTCCACATCATTCTGTGCTCATGACTCTCATGCTTCATCCAGTGAATGCCATGTGATAGGGAGTGATAAGTGCACTTCAGTTTCTAGTCAGTCATTTCCAATCAATCAGCCTCAGCCTTTACCTCCAAGAGGCACTGACATCTATCAGTCACAACCAAAGAACATACCTTTTATTCAGCAAACTAGCTGCAGTGATGCAAGCTTGAAATCACCTTCTTCCGAGAGAATCAATGATGGTAACTGGACAACTCACTCCACAGCAGAGTTAAAAACCAATCTTTATTCAATGACAAACTTAAACATTCCAGAAAACAGTTACTTCAAATCCAACCTGTCTGATAAATTGAGTGATTACGAGGATATCTGGAGAAGCTCTTGTTCAGAAGCAGACAGGCAGAGCAAGATACATGACCCAAGGACTGCACTGGAagtaaagctcaacaacaatgGAGGTAACTTTGTCAAGAAAAAAGTGTTGAGGAAAACCATCAAGGATTCGCCTCCCCTTTCTCTTAAAATACAAGCAAGCAGAGATGCAGTAACAGGTGGCAGCACAGGACTGAGTGCTCTTGACCAGGCCAGACAGATTGCCAGGTCAGACAGTGAGGAAGAGATTAGACCCCCTCTAAAAATGGACAACAAATCATCCAGTGCAATGGCATCAGTAAATAGTCTTTTGAGGGCTGAACAAAATCACAGTGTTGAACATTATACCAAACAACTCCCTTCTGTTCATTACAATCAGATCACTAGTCCTAACAAAATCATCCAAGAAAACAACGGGAAGAAACCTTCTCTGTTACCACTTGGCCACCTTTCACGGCTTAAATCATCATCCGAGTCATCCCTGGCCACTGCTTCTAGTCCCCTTTATGCAGAGCCAGTGGATGCTGTCAAACTGCGAGACAAAAATGGCAAAGCTATAAATATTCAGGTACGCAGACTGTCAGCGCCATTGTCTGTTAATCAATTGAAAGATAAACAAACCAAAGCTAGTCACAAGGTCTCCAAACATCCACAGTTAGATACTATCTTGTCACCTGATGCTCAAGACTGTGTCACTCTTTCACAGAACAAATTTTCCTTTGATACTTCAGTCATCCAAAGTCAGGTCCCACCTGTAATCACTACTAGACTTTCTCGTAGCAACAGCATGCGGACTCCTCATGAAATGTCCCAGCTGCAGCGTAAACTCAGCTGGAAAGATAGGTTGAACCGGTTAAAACTTGGAACTAAAGTTTTAACCCACAATCTGACTCCACCATCTGCAATAAGtattagacaaaaaaatttgatgGATTCTAACCAAATTGATGTAGAGTACAGCCATGATTTGCCATCCTCTGGCACAGTGACTAGAAAATTTCCTACTGATCATCTTCAGATTCAAAGAGCTTCCGGGTTTTCTGAGTCATCCACTGTCCAGGATTTAATTACTTGTGTCCATCCAGAGCTAACAGTCTGTCCTATTGCTAGACCAAACAAAGGATTAGAAAGACGTGACACTGCTCCTCCTTCAGAGTATGATAATCTTCAGGCATATAGA GCTTCTACCCACAGCAGCCAGGGAACTGTGTATTCTCCTCCTTGGGAGTCTGGCACTGCTAACAAACTTATCAGAGATCCTCCAGTGGTTCCCCCAGTTATGCCTCCAGCCATGGACTTTAAAGAAAGAATTCAAAGATGGCAGCAGGCTAACAGTAGCTACGAGGACAACACCCAGATTTTCAATTTCTCCAGCACATATCAGCAGAGCCACCAGGAACAGAGGCAGGTCGTACATCACCAACACAGCTGCCAGGAGCAGGTCACAGTCATTCAGCGCCAACAAAGCCACCAAGAGCAGGTTAGGATATTGCATCAACAGCACAGCTACCAGGAACAGGTTAAAGCTCAGCATAGGCAGCTTGAGGTTAAAGTTGACTGTCAAACTGATGGCAGAAAAGACCTGATGAATTCCAGCCAGAGACTGCAAGACAGAGGACAAACGCAGCACAACATTCATCAAG AATTGAAATCCCAGGAATGTCTGGGATCACCACAGCTGTCCAACATCACAGTTCAATCTACTGACCAGACCTTTACTTCTGCTAACTTGGCTGACATTTCCTCTTCAACCCACACCTCCCCCCACGTGCTGTCATCCCATTGTCCTGATGTGGTTAACTGTCACAGCTCCCCCATTGTACTGAGCCACTCAACCAACACTGAAGATGaggatgttttgtttggtggtGAAATGATGTATGCAAGTGAAGATCTGAAGCAAAGTCTGAGGCCTGTACTTA GCCCACAAAGTTCCATGTCACAAAGCAGCTGTAAATCTCCAGGAACTATCATAAAGGAATATATTTTCAA ACTTTCTAATGATCATCGAACAATATTTGGAAGTACAATTGAGAATTTTATTCAGTGCACTTTAGAAAGTCTTGAAACCAACCCACAGTATGTCATGCGCAAT gTGCGTCAGTTCATGACAGGAATCAAGAATTATTTGGTGAAACATGGAGAGGGAGAGCTGGAAGAtctgatagagagagaaagaaataaa CTGAGTCCAACAGAAATTCTCAACATAGATGCCATCATAGAACAAGCTCTTCATGTCTGTGTGCTGAAGCCATTGAAATTTCACATTTATCGTTTGTTTGTGGACAAATACAATAA caATGGTGCTCTTGAACAGCTCTCTCGGAACATTAAATATGCCAGAACAAAATCTGCTCAGGATATTGGGGTTAAG CCTAGCCTGAAGTTACCTGACTTAAATGACATGGaagtcattaaaaaataccTTGACCTTATGCAGAAGTCATACTCTCCTCTCCAAAAACTACAAAATCTGCTCAAGGCCACTTCAAGGATCTATCAATGT GTCCAAGGTAGACATCATCAGATACCAAGCAGAGGTCCCTCTTCCCTGGGTGCAGATG ATTTTCTTCCAATGTTGATCTATGTCATTGTCCACTGTGGACTGGTGTCAGCAGAGATAGAGGCTGACTTCATGTGGGGATTACTTCAACCATCACTCTTAACTGGGGAGGGGGGATACTATCTGACCACTTTGTCCAGTGCTGTCCTCATATTGAAAAACTTCCAGGAAACTCACCAGCTGGCACCAGCTCAGATGGAG GGTAACCTGCCCACCATCTCAGACATGCAAGGCTTCTTGAAGATTGCTATACCTGATGAACTTCTTGGCTCCATAACCTGGAAAACATTGCCAGTCAGGCCAAACATGAACAGTAAAGATGTCT GTGCAATGGTGGCCCACAAATTTAAAGTCACAAACCCACAAGATTATGGCTTGTATTTACTGTGTGATGGACAAG aaaGTCATTTAGCTGATACAGACTGTCCCCAGCTAATCAAGGGAGATTACCAGGCTTCTGGTAAAACTTGCCACTTTGCATTCAAGCGGAATGATGCTAATATAGCATGGCCGCGACAGCTGAACTATACACCTAGCAAGCAGCCAGGATGA
- the LOC106063724 gene encoding uncharacterized protein LOC106063724 isoform X4, with protein sequence MRRGKERNTSVYAKMLGNIASDLDSLLSDLCITNKEPRSKENPSNSGTLHSADTLGKDSFFSSAGNTSKRQGDAVSTNHSLSDNEQGDSVSVDSGHEGRCRAGPSPLVFDPHHFGVQPSHHLVRADESQGMDDFRPISTLERVIKTNSIWLLSSLSRAGAVHLLKDRDTGNFIVRKSSQSNNSLALSVQCRHAAQSTVDHYLIESINTGFRLHGSLHSFHSIPALIAYYIENIDEIPYHLSLPKAILLARSTRELASLDMLGQDFWVSPLSRKSPSPEPLAGILHKSSSEPINIQRPFRPSTPVSGKILPNTLPSKSSTDFSQFMNSQVEMERYFERQGFDSPDGPPVSHSTPTPSRHADRSVQVNSSSPQMDKSSVPGVKKGIKDSFQSDLSGTSTSFCAHDSHASSSECHVIGSDKCTSVSSQSFPINQPQPLPPRGTDIYQSQPKNIPFIQQTSCSDASLKSPSSERINDGNWTTHSTAELKTNLYSMTNLNIPENSYFKSNLSDKLSDYEDIWRSSCSEADRQSKIHDPRTALEVKLNNNGGNFVKKKVLRKTIKDSPPLSLKIQASRDAVTGGSTGLSALDQARQIARSDSEEEIRPPLKMDNKSSSAMASVNSLLRAEQNHSVEHYTKQLPSVHYNQITSPNKIIQENNGKKPSLLPLGHLSRLKSSSESSLATASSPLYAEPVDAVKLRDKNGKAINIQVRRLSAPLSVNQLKDKQTKASHKVSKHPQLDTILSPDAQDCVTLSQNKFSFDTSVIQSQVPPVITTRLSRSNSMRTPHEMSQLQRKLSWKDRLNRLKLGTKVLTHNLTPPSAISIRQKNLMDSNQIDVEYSHDLPSSGTVTRKFPTDHLQIQRASGFSESSTVQDLITCVHPELTVCPIARPNKGLERRDTAPPSEYDNLQAYRASTHSSQGTVYSPPWESGTANKLIRDPPVVPPVMPPAMDFKERIQRWQQANSSYEDNTQIFNFSSTYQQSHQEQRQVVHHQHSCQEQVTVIQRQQSHQEQVRILHQQHSYQEQVKAQHRQLEVKVDCQTDGRKDLMNSSQRLQDRGQTQHNIHQELKSQECLGSPQLSNITVQSTDQTFTSANLADISSSTHTSPHVLSSHCPDVVNCHSSPIVLSHSTNTEDEDVLFGGEMMYASEDLKQSLRPVLSPQSSMSQSSCKSPGTIIKEYIFKLSNDHRTIFGSTIENFIQCTLESLETNPQYVMRNVRQFMTGIKNYLVKHGEGELEDLIERERNKLSPTEILNIDAIIEQALHVCVLKPLKFHIYRLFVDKYNNNGALEQLSRNIKYARTKSAQDIGVKPSLKLPDLNDMEVIKKYLDLMQKSYSPLQKLQNLLKATSRIYQCVQGRHHQIPSRGPSSLGADDFLPMLIYVIVHCGLVSAEIEADFMWGLLQPSLLTGEGGYYLTTLSSAVLILKNFQETHQLAPAQMEGNLPTISDMQGFLKIAIPDELLGSITWKTLPVRPNMNSKDVCAMVAHKFKVTNPQDYGLYLLCDGQESHLADTDCPQLIKGDYQASGKTCHFAFKRNDANIAWPRQLNYTPSKQPG encoded by the exons ATGAGGAGAGGAAAGGAAAGAAATACCAGTGTCTACGCAAAG ATGCTGGGCAATATAGCCAGTGACCTTGACTCCCTTCTCTCTGACCTTTGCATTACCAACAAGGAACCAAGATCGAAAGAGAATCCCAGCAATTCAGGAACATTACACTCTGCAGACACATTGGGGAAAGATTCCTTTTTCTCATCTGCTGGGAACACCAGTAAAAGGCAAGGAGATGCAGT CAGTACCAACCACAGCTTGAGTGACAATGAGCAGGGAGACTCAGTTTCTGTGGACAGTGGCCATGAGGGCAGGTGCAGGGCAGGGCCTTCACCTTTGGTGTTTGACCCCCATCACTTTGGTGTCCAG CCTTCTCATCACTTAGTGAGAGCTGATGAGTCACAGGGTATGGATGACTTTCGACCCATCAGCACTCTAGAAAGAGTTATCAAGACCAACTCTATATGGCTGTTGTCTTCCCTGAGTAGAGCTGGTGCTGTGCATCTCTTAAAAGACAGAGACACTGGA AATTTTATAGTTCGTAAATCGAGTCAGTCCAACAACTCTCTAGCATTGAGTGTCCAGTGTCGACATGCTGCCCAGTCCACAGTAGATCACTATCTCATAGAAAGTATAAACACTGGATTTAGGCTTCACGGCTCACTGCATTCCTTCCATTCAATTCCAGCCTTGATAGCTTATTATATAGAGAACAT agatGAAATCCCTTATCATCTTAGTTTACCAAAAGCTATCCTGCTTGCCAGGTCGACAAGGGAGTTGGCTTCTTTAGACATGCTAGGTCAAG ATTTTTGGGTTTCACCTCTGTCACGAAAATCTCCATCACCTGAGCCATTGGCTGGCATTCTTCATAAATCATCAAGTGAGCCTATCAATATACAGAGGCCATTCAGGCCTTCCACTCCTGTGAGTGGGAAAATTCTCCCAAATACTTTGCCATCTAAGTCATCCACTGATTTCAGTCAATTTATGAACAGTCAGGTAGAAATGGAGCGCTACTTTGAGAGGCAGGGCTTTGACAGTCCAGATGGCCCACCAGTGAGCCATTCAACACCAACACCATCAAGGCATGCTGACAGAAGTGTACAAGTCAACTCTAGTAGCCCTCAGATGGACAAATCTTCTGTCCCTGGGGTTAAAAAAGGCATAAAGGATTCTTTTCAGTCTGATTTGTCTGGTACCTCCACATCATTCTGTGCTCATGACTCTCATGCTTCATCCAGTGAATGCCATGTGATAGGGAGTGATAAGTGCACTTCAGTTTCTAGTCAGTCATTTCCAATCAATCAGCCTCAGCCTTTACCTCCAAGAGGCACTGACATCTATCAGTCACAACCAAAGAACATACCTTTTATTCAGCAAACTAGCTGCAGTGATGCAAGCTTGAAATCACCTTCTTCCGAGAGAATCAATGATGGTAACTGGACAACTCACTCCACAGCAGAGTTAAAAACCAATCTTTATTCAATGACAAACTTAAACATTCCAGAAAACAGTTACTTCAAATCCAACCTGTCTGATAAATTGAGTGATTACGAGGATATCTGGAGAAGCTCTTGTTCAGAAGCAGACAGGCAGAGCAAGATACATGACCCAAGGACTGCACTGGAagtaaagctcaacaacaatgGAGGTAACTTTGTCAAGAAAAAAGTGTTGAGGAAAACCATCAAGGATTCGCCTCCCCTTTCTCTTAAAATACAAGCAAGCAGAGATGCAGTAACAGGTGGCAGCACAGGACTGAGTGCTCTTGACCAGGCCAGACAGATTGCCAGGTCAGACAGTGAGGAAGAGATTAGACCCCCTCTAAAAATGGACAACAAATCATCCAGTGCAATGGCATCAGTAAATAGTCTTTTGAGGGCTGAACAAAATCACAGTGTTGAACATTATACCAAACAACTCCCTTCTGTTCATTACAATCAGATCACTAGTCCTAACAAAATCATCCAAGAAAACAACGGGAAGAAACCTTCTCTGTTACCACTTGGCCACCTTTCACGGCTTAAATCATCATCCGAGTCATCCCTGGCCACTGCTTCTAGTCCCCTTTATGCAGAGCCAGTGGATGCTGTCAAACTGCGAGACAAAAATGGCAAAGCTATAAATATTCAGGTACGCAGACTGTCAGCGCCATTGTCTGTTAATCAATTGAAAGATAAACAAACCAAAGCTAGTCACAAGGTCTCCAAACATCCACAGTTAGATACTATCTTGTCACCTGATGCTCAAGACTGTGTCACTCTTTCACAGAACAAATTTTCCTTTGATACTTCAGTCATCCAAAGTCAGGTCCCACCTGTAATCACTACTAGACTTTCTCGTAGCAACAGCATGCGGACTCCTCATGAAATGTCCCAGCTGCAGCGTAAACTCAGCTGGAAAGATAGGTTGAACCGGTTAAAACTTGGAACTAAAGTTTTAACCCACAATCTGACTCCACCATCTGCAATAAGtattagacaaaaaaatttgatgGATTCTAACCAAATTGATGTAGAGTACAGCCATGATTTGCCATCCTCTGGCACAGTGACTAGAAAATTTCCTACTGATCATCTTCAGATTCAAAGAGCTTCCGGGTTTTCTGAGTCATCCACTGTCCAGGATTTAATTACTTGTGTCCATCCAGAGCTAACAGTCTGTCCTATTGCTAGACCAAACAAAGGATTAGAAAGACGTGACACTGCTCCTCCTTCAGAGTATGATAATCTTCAGGCATATAGA GCTTCTACCCACAGCAGCCAGGGAACTGTGTATTCTCCTCCTTGGGAGTCTGGCACTGCTAACAAACTTATCAGAGATCCTCCAGTGGTTCCCCCAGTTATGCCTCCAGCCATGGACTTTAAAGAAAGAATTCAAAGATGGCAGCAGGCTAACAGTAGCTACGAGGACAACACCCAGATTTTCAATTTCTCCAGCACATATCAGCAGAGCCACCAGGAACAGAGGCAGGTCGTACATCACCAACACAGCTGCCAGGAGCAGGTCACAGTCATTCAGCGCCAACAAAGCCACCAAGAGCAGGTTAGGATATTGCATCAACAGCACAGCTACCAGGAACAGGTTAAAGCTCAGCATAGGCAGCTTGAGGTTAAAGTTGACTGTCAAACTGATGGCAGAAAAGACCTGATGAATTCCAGCCAGAGACTGCAAGACAGAGGACAAACGCAGCACAACATTCATCAAG AATTGAAATCCCAGGAATGTCTGGGATCACCACAGCTGTCCAACATCACAGTTCAATCTACTGACCAGACCTTTACTTCTGCTAACTTGGCTGACATTTCCTCTTCAACCCACACCTCCCCCCACGTGCTGTCATCCCATTGTCCTGATGTGGTTAACTGTCACAGCTCCCCCATTGTACTGAGCCACTCAACCAACACTGAAGATGaggatgttttgtttggtggtGAAATGATGTATGCAAGTGAAGATCTGAAGCAAAGTCTGAGGCCTGTACTTA GCCCACAAAGTTCCATGTCACAAAGCAGCTGTAAATCTCCAGGAACTATCATAAAGGAATATATTTTCAA ACTTTCTAATGATCATCGAACAATATTTGGAAGTACAATTGAGAATTTTATTCAGTGCACTTTAGAAAGTCTTGAAACCAACCCACAGTATGTCATGCGCAAT gTGCGTCAGTTCATGACAGGAATCAAGAATTATTTGGTGAAACATGGAGAGGGAGAGCTGGAAGAtctgatagagagagaaagaaataaa CTGAGTCCAACAGAAATTCTCAACATAGATGCCATCATAGAACAAGCTCTTCATGTCTGTGTGCTGAAGCCATTGAAATTTCACATTTATCGTTTGTTTGTGGACAAATACAATAA caATGGTGCTCTTGAACAGCTCTCTCGGAACATTAAATATGCCAGAACAAAATCTGCTCAGGATATTGGGGTTAAG CCTAGCCTGAAGTTACCTGACTTAAATGACATGGaagtcattaaaaaataccTTGACCTTATGCAGAAGTCATACTCTCCTCTCCAAAAACTACAAAATCTGCTCAAGGCCACTTCAAGGATCTATCAATGT GTCCAAGGTAGACATCATCAGATACCAAGCAGAGGTCCCTCTTCCCTGGGTGCAGATG ATTTTCTTCCAATGTTGATCTATGTCATTGTCCACTGTGGACTGGTGTCAGCAGAGATAGAGGCTGACTTCATGTGGGGATTACTTCAACCATCACTCTTAACTGGGGAGGGGGGATACTATCTGACCACTTTGTCCAGTGCTGTCCTCATATTGAAAAACTTCCAGGAAACTCACCAGCTGGCACCAGCTCAGATGGAG GGTAACCTGCCCACCATCTCAGACATGCAAGGCTTCTTGAAGATTGCTATACCTGATGAACTTCTTGGCTCCATAACCTGGAAAACATTGCCAGTCAGGCCAAACATGAACAGTAAAGATGTCT GTGCAATGGTGGCCCACAAATTTAAAGTCACAAACCCACAAGATTATGGCTTGTATTTACTGTGTGATGGACAAG aaaGTCATTTAGCTGATACAGACTGTCCCCAGCTAATCAAGGGAGATTACCAGGCTTCTGGTAAAACTTGCCACTTTGCATTCAAGCGGAATGATGCTAATATAGCATGGCCGCGACAGCTGAACTATACACCTAGCAAGCAGCCAGGATGA